From the genome of Euwallacea similis isolate ESF13 chromosome 24, ESF131.1, whole genome shotgun sequence, one region includes:
- the LOC136416636 gene encoding uncharacterized protein has protein sequence MLWYVCMRYGRLEGLKTEFYWPRRGQTFKKYIKNSSETWHIDHAGPLVKSDQCTHIILVIVDAYSKYNIFCLIRNKKLEYTILALGKVFQKFGKPKMIIVDREFVSTKFKEFLAKNKVDLHLIATGMPRGNDQVEWTVRMLFNLMRSILTDKKEAKWTSVIPQIEAMLNEIKTEKDLLEDVVEQKTKDLLIVRAKANHRMEINRKEQEVRFNVKRFAAKLYQIGDKVVVANTQVPGGKFKPKFDGPYEIHTSRYEDGQKVAKLKEMLVDISIVEIVSLCLLMHFKRLIFNLFTLHALRSVYYIVYLIRLFVTYIKVKFDF, from the exons atgttatGGTATGTATGTATgagatatggtagattag AAGGGTTAAAGACGGAATTCTACTGGCCAAGAAGGGGTCAAACGtttaagaaatatattaaaaattcctctgAGACATGGCACATCGATCATGCTGGTCCTTTAGTGAAATCCGATCAATGTACGCATATCATCCTAGTGATTGTCGATGcttattcaaaatataatattttctgtcTAATTCGCAATAAAAAGTTGGAATATACCATACTAGCGCTGGGAAAAGTATTTCAAAAGTTTGGCAAACCGAAGATGATAATTGTTGACAGAGAATTTGTTTCTACgaaatttaaggaatttttagctaaaaataAGGTAGATTTACATCTTATAGCGACGGGTATGCCTAGAGGAAATGATCAGGTTGAGTGGACCGTGAGAATGTTGTTCAATCTGATGAGAAGCATCTTGACTGACAAAAAAGAGGCTAAGTGGACATCAGTAATCCCACAAATCGAGGCTATGCTGAATGAAATCAAAA CAGAAAAGGATTTGTTAGAAGATGTAGTAgaacaaaaaactaaagatctGTTAATAGTTAGGGCGAAAGCCAATCATCGCATGGAAATAAACAGAAAGGAACAAGAGGTTAGGTTTAACGTTAAAAGATTTGCTGCTAAGTTATACCAAATAGGAGATAAAGTAGTTGTAGCAAACACACAAGTGCCTGGGGgaaaatttaaaccaaaatttgatGGCCCATACGAGATC CACACGAGCAGGTACGAAGATGGCCAGAAGGTAGCCAAACTTAAAGAAATGCTC GTTGACATTTCAATAGTTGAAATTGTAAGTTTATGTTTGCTTATGCATTTTAAACGGTTGATCTTCAATTTGTTTACTTTACACGCTCTTCGCTCAGTATATTATATCGTTTACCTTATAAGATTGTTTGTTACCTACATTAAGGTTAAGTtcgatttttaa
- the LOC136416635 gene encoding piggyBac transposable element-derived protein 4-like yields MLVGFRGRCPFRMYMKAKPVKYGIKIMCLCDSKTHYLVNAFVYTGKMNEPNPRKLSIPTRSVLALVEPIANSNRNVTGDNWFTSLELVGELKKLRLTYVGTMRKNKREIPPQFQPNKNYEVDKSLFGFTRENTIVSYVPKKNKSVIMLSTMHHDNSVDQESKKPEIIAFYNATKGGVDTLDQKCALYSSSRRCRRWPLVIWYAIMDIAIINSHIIFHAANPGLKKNRSDFMKKLGMSLINEQLKLRFAIPSLSRELRLIISKALGTEITSQHPPRQEGRVVRRRCYLCPRSKDTKHSTVCSECHKAICKAHSLQQVICTSCKE; encoded by the coding sequence ATGCTAGTTGGATTTCGGGGCAGATGCCCGTTTAGAATGTATATGAAAGCCAAACCAGTGAAGTACGGCATCAAAATAATGTGTTTATGTGATTCTAAGACACATTATTTAGTAAATGCTTTCGTGTATACAGGTAAAATGAACGAGCCAAATCCTCGGAAACTGTCCATACCTACCAGATCAGTACTTGCTTTAGTGGAACCAATTGCTAATAGTAACCGGAATGTCACAGGGGATAACTGGTTCACCTCATTAGAACTCGTTGGTGAACTCAAGAAACTTCGACTTACGTATGTGGGCACTATGaggaaaaacaaaagagaGATTCCTCCACAGTTtcaaccaaataaaaattacgaagtTGATAAGAGTCTATTTGGTTTTACTCGAGAGAACACAATCGTGTCATATGTCcctaagaaaaataaaagtgtgaTTATGTTGTCAACCATGCATCACGACAACTCTGTTGATCAGGAGAGTAAAAAACCGGAAATAATAGCTTTTTACAATGCGACGAAAGGAGGTGTTGACACTCTTGATCAGAAATGTGCCCTTTATAGCTCAAGCCGAAGATGTCGTCGATGGCCGTTGGTAATTTGGTACGCTATAATGGATATTGCTATAATAAAtagtcatattatttttcacgCTGCCAATCCTGgactaaaaaaaaaccgctCGGACTTTATGAAAAAGTTAGGGATGAGCCTCATCAATGAGCaattaaaattacgatttgCCATACCCAGTTTGTCCAGAGAGCTTCGTTTAATAATCTCGAAAGCTTTAGGAACCGAAATAACTTCGCAACATCCGCCTAGGCAAGAAGGACGTGTTGTGAGACGTAGATGCTACTTGTGTCCTAGGAGTAAAGATACTAAACATTCTACAGTTTGCTCAGAATGTCATAAAGCAATCTGCAAAGCTCATTCTCTTCAACAAGTCATCTGTACTTCATGCAAAGAATAA